Within the Zea mays cultivar B73 chromosome 10, Zm-B73-REFERENCE-NAM-5.0, whole genome shotgun sequence genome, the region TTAATGCAGAAATTTGAAATCTTGCAAATTGTGAAATTAATGGGGTCTAAATGGTCGGATGAATTGCAGTTGAACCTATTGCACTTATAACTAATGATGATCTTGTATTGGTAACATTATTTGTAGTGATTAATTATATGTACTACACCTTCTAATTCCATATGCAGGGTGTATAAGCGACACAGTTTTCATTATAATGCGTTGACTTGTATTTTTTATTGAGTTATATACCATTTCAAATAGAGAAAATTATATAATGTAAAGGCATTTTCGCGGATGGGTGGCATCAAGTATGTATTGTGAATCCATGTAACTTTTGCACATTGATGGTCATGTTAAAAAGGTTAATTTGGAATTCAAAAACGATCTGCATTCGGAATTGTAGGTAGTATAGTTTTTCAGTTTATATGTATACACAAATCACATTCTCTTCAGTTATGACATCCAGAGGCAGCAAAGGTGTTATCTGTAAGCCACAGTTCATCAGGATTTTTCATCCATATCTCTCAGAAAAGATGGTATGCAAACTCTGATACAATATTCTCATAAGAATAACCTTGTTAAACTTCAGTTGTATCATGAACATTGCACCTTTTTACTTTCATACATGTGTTATTGCAGATATTGCCTGCTAGGTTTGTGAAATATTACATCACAGACGAGTGGCTAAACAGCCAGACGGCCATCATTCTCAGCCCCCTTGGCAAATTTTGGCGTATTGAGCTTAAGAATGATCAATCAGGCATCTTCTTCACAGGTGGCTGGTCACAGTTTCTGGAATTCCATGGAATATGTAATGGTGATGTTTTGCACTTGAGATACGAAGGGAACATGGTTTTCAAATTCAAAGCATTTGGTCTTGGTGGATGCCAGAAAGATTTCAAGAACCAGAACGCTGGGATTCGATCAAGTGAGAAAATGAATTGATGTTTGGTGAACTGATGCTATGGGTATAACTTTTGTCTCCTAATTGGCAGGTAAGGAAAAACGACAGGAAACACCTTCCATCAGGAAACGTAAAAGCAATGATGAGAAGTCAAGAAGTGAAGAAAACAAGAGGCCAAAAGGTCCAAAGAATTCCCGATTACTAGAACCCTATCGTATTGGGACATCATCTTGGATAAGGAAAAGCATCAACACCTATGCACTTGAGCACCTTCTTGTAAGCTCAGCATTTGGCCTGCTTGAGTGCCTTCCTTCTTTTGTGTTATTTTATTATTTGGATGCTTTATTAAATTGCCTCTTTTATCATACAGTTTATAGACCAGATTCCTTAAAATTCTCTGTCTGTTACTACCTCCAGTCATGTAGACATGGGTTTGACACTTTTTATGGCACATCTTGTTTTGTTCATCATTTCCTTTTTGACTGGAGATAGTGTAATTTGTAGTCGGTCCTTATATCTGTAAGCGTCTAGTTTTTGCTTCACAACCTAGAATCCGGCCCATTTCAATAAGAATATGAAGTAAAGGATTTTTTTTGTCTGCAAGGTTGAGCAATAGAAACTAACATGCATGCATGTTGCAACCAAAATAAATAGTACTTTAGCAGGACAAGCTTTGGCGTGATGTAACATTTTGATGTAATAAACAAGAGTGGACTTATGCATTGGATAACGCAAAAGGTGAAATTAACCTGCTATATCCTTATCAAAAATGATTTAGCAAGGAAAATTTTTGTCCAAATATTAGAGCTCAGTATTTTCATATGTTTCTAAGTCATCCCACATGACGAAGAGGCACTTAATTAGCAATTCTCCAATAATTAGTATTTTGATGAAAGTTACATTATCGCAATGCTTGTAGCCGTTGTCAAAGGAGTTCTGCGGTCGGATTGGGTTCCAGATGGCTTGCAAGATCACGCTTAAGACAAAAATGGACAGCGCCAGATCATGGCTGGTGCATGGTGCTGCATACAAGAACTACTGCTGCCTCGTCGGAGTGGCCTGGAAGAGCTTCTGCCAGGAGAACAGGATCAAGCCAGGCGACCTGTGCACCTTCAACATCATCGAAACCACACTGTGGCATGTCACTATCACGCACTGTAAGCACAAATACGAATCAGTTTGTTTTTTTAGATTGACCTGTGAGTCAAATACTAATTAAGTGCATGTTCATTTTGTTTTATGATGCACAAACATTAGCAGGTACTAACAGAAAGCAAGAAGGGTCACCTTGCTCATCCAGAAGAGAGGACAGGACCAAGAAGGGTGGTTCAAGAAGTAAAGGAACAAAGGAACGGAAATCCCCTATGGCATCTTTGACCAAGCAGGCTCCATCATACACAAGATGAGTCTACGGCATTGGACCACTATTTTGGATGATACGGAAGGAGATGAATACCAACggccctctcggaagttagtaggttcACGTCGTTAAGTTACGTAGCGCTGTCAACTAGCTAACTTTCTAGGGGCTATAGTAAGCCGTCTAACTTTCTAGAGACCCAGTAAGCCTCTAGGATGTTAATTTGACTAGCATTATAAATgatgtttatttttattttacaccacattccacaacataacaaatatatcaatagCTATAGCACAatatattttcacataaaacatctcacacacaatcacataacaacaattaaatccatagtcttatcaattacatcacaaaagtctcattcATAGTCATAAGACACAACATCTTATCCAGTCATAATAGTAGACAATATCACAAcatctcatacatagtcataagacacaaaagtctcaagtatcacaACACATAAAATGGAAGCTCACTATCTCCGATCACCATCGAGGTACAACGACGAGTGATGGTCGGTACCTCCACTAGTGAAGAGGGCTTCAACAAAGTCTAACTCGTCATCTCGTTCCTACGtcggcaaggtagctggagggTCTAATATATCTGTACAAATGATATTTGCTGAGTTACACCATAATATAACTAACAACAAGTAAATGATGATGaatacctgatgttcggtaggtggaggtaatgatatttgctgagttacaccataatataactaacaacaagtaaatgatgatgaatttgcatacctgatgttcggtaggtAGAGGTGGAGGTGAAGACCAAGAATAATGTAAGTGAGGTGGTGGTGGGGAGCACCGGGACGTGTATCCTTTGGGCTTGTTGTAACGCTCCCAAAATCCTATTTTCGATAAATTAGAAAAACTCATTTCATGATTTAAATAAATGTGCTTTCAAATAATAGATTACCTAAAAGATTCTTGTGTGAACTATCCTTTGTGTTAAAGATCTATTCTCTAAAAAAGAATTAAGTTAAACTGTCTCTTAATATAAATTTTACATAAGAAATTATATccttttaaataaatatgtgaagatTATAGGTTTATTTTATCGTACTTCTAAAATGTGGCTATGTGTTtgaattattttctttaataattatTATTGTAAAACGTCTTACATGAATTATTCATACTAAGTTTCATT harbors:
- the LOC103641510 gene encoding putative B3 domain-containing protein Os04g0347400 isoform X1, giving the protein MPLLSDPGPGARAMAKQLKVLLPPSFHKMRISDELSGCFEAGDGAPEPTALVVSPFGKVWRVAVGRDGDGAFLGRGWAEFLAAHGIGLGFFVVLRHEGGGTLTVKVFDTSLCIKGFSAPAAVMTSRGSKGVICKPQFIRIFHPYLSEKMILPARFVKYYITDEWLNSQTAIILSPLGKFWRIELKNDQSGIFFTGGWSQFLEFHGICNGDVLHLRYEGNMVFKFKAFGLGGCQKDFKNQNAGIRSSKEKRQETPSIRKRKSNDEKSRSEENKRPKGPKNSRLLEPYRIGTSSWIRKSINTYALEHLLPLSKEFCGRIGFQMACKITLKTKMDSARSWLVHGAAYKNYCCLVGVAWKSFCQENRIKPGDLCTFNIIETTLWHVTITHSGTNRKQEGSPCSSRREDRTKKGGSRSKGTKERKSPMASLTKQAPSYTR
- the LOC103641510 gene encoding putative B3 domain-containing protein Os04g0347400 isoform X2, encoding MPLLSDPGPGARAMAKQLKVLLPPSFHKMRISDELSGCFEAGDGAPEPTALVVSPFGKVWRVAVGRDGDGAFLGRGWAEFLAAHGIGLGFFVVLRHEGGGTLTVKVFDTSLCIKGFSAPAAVMTSRGSKGVICKPQFIRIFHPYLSEKMILPARFVKYYITDEWLNSQTAIILSPLGKFWRIELKNDQSGIFFTGGWSQFLEFHGICNGDVLHLRYEGNMVFKFKAFGLGGCQKDFKNQNAGIRSSKEKRQETPSIRKRKSNDEKSRSEENKRPKGPKNSRLLEPYRIGTSSWIRKSINTYALEHLLPLSKEFCGRIGFQMACKITLKTKMDSARSWLVHGAAYKNYCCLVGVAWKSFCQENRIKPGDLCTFNIIETTLWHVTITHCTNRKQEGSPCSSRREDRTKKGGSRSKGTKERKSPMASLTKQAPSYTR